The Candidatus Binataceae bacterium genome includes the window CCTTCTGGCTGCCGGTGACCAGTGCGTCGATGCCCCATTTGTCCATCTTCTGCTCGAAGACGCCGACCGAGGTGATGCCATCGACGATCAGTAACGTGTCGCGCGCGCGCGTGAGCGCGGCGATTTCGGCCACCGGATGCACTGCGCAGGTCGAGGTCTCGCTTGCCTGCATCAGCACGGCGCGCGCGCCGGGATTGGCGCGCAGTGCCTCTTCGACCTGCTCCGGGCGCGCTGCGCGGCCCCATTCGACGCGGACCTCGTGGCCGGTTATCCCGTAAGCTGCGAGCAGCTTGCCCCAGCGTTCGCCGAACTTGCCGCCGTTGACGTAAACCGCGTGCTCGCCCGGCGCCAGCAGGTTGGTGACCGCCGCTTCCATCGCGCCGGTGCCGCTTGCCGCGAGCAGGATTACCTCCTGGCGGGTGCCGAACAGCGGGCGCATCCGCTCGCGCGCCTGGTCGAGGGCGGCGCTGAACTCGGGCGTGCGGTGATGAATCATCGGCCGCGCCATCTCGAGCAGGACCTCCGGCGGAACCGGCGCCGGTCCGGGAGTGAACAGATATTTTTTTACCGGGCTTTTTGCCACGTTCGTTGCGCGTCTGCGGGGGCGTCGGCCAAAAAAAAGCCTGGTGCCCGCTCGTGAGCGGAGCGCCAGACCCCGAGATCGCCCAAGCGCAAATCGCGTCCCCTAAAACCGATAACCGAGGCTTCCTGCACTGTCAAGGCGGCGTCCGTTTCGCTAGCATCGAAGCTGTCGGCGAAGAGCTTTTTTCGCCGGGCGGACTGTCTCTCCAGGCGGAACGAGGCGATGCGCAAAATCAACCCTTTTCCGTGGTGGCCGTTCTGGCCCGCGGTCGAGCGCGGCGACCCGGTAAACGAAGCGCTCAGAATCGTCGCGGCAATCCTCGTCTTCATCGCAGTCTTCGCGGCGCTCCGTTTGCTGCTCCCGCGCTGAGCGGCCGGGGCCAGCCACGCCGCTCCATACTACGGATGCCGATCGAATACGAAGTCCGCAACGGCGCGTTGCTCTGGATTAGGAATCCGATAAACGGTGTCATCTCGTACGTCGTCGACGTGCGCGGCAAGAGCTTCGCGTTCACGCTCGGCGGCCGCAGCGAACTCGATCCGGCCGCACCCACCCTCGACGCGGACGAGAT containing:
- a CDS encoding alanine--glyoxylate aminotransferase family protein, which translates into the protein MAKSPVKKYLFTPGPAPVPPEVLLEMARPMIHHRTPEFSAALDQARERMRPLFGTRQEVILLAASGTGAMEAAVTNLLAPGEHAVYVNGGKFGERWGKLLAAYGITGHEVRVEWGRAARPEQVEEALRANPGARAVLMQASETSTCAVHPVAEIAALTRARDTLLIVDGITSVGVFEQKMDKWGIDALVTGSQKALMLPPGLAMLALSERAVERAQRSRTPRYYFDLMRELKAQRDEHTTAWTAAVSLMLGLNKSLEMIHAEGLPQVFARHRTMAEATRAAAPALGLNLIAPDNPAPGVTGILTPPGLDGSKLVRYMRDELGVSVQGGQDQMKGKLVRIGHMGYLSPFDMLIAVGALEMALRQLGHRFEAGAGVAAVARRIAEAA